From the Flavobacterium galactosidilyticum genome, one window contains:
- a CDS encoding MFS transporter, which produces MKEKSTKGIWKVISASSMGTMIEWYDFYIFGSLAVVISTKFFPSDNPTAAFLSTLATFAAGFVVRPFGALFFGRLGDLIGRKYTFMVTLLLMGGATFLIGCIPSYETIGFMAPLLVLILRLLQGLALGGEYGGAATYVAEHAPVGQRGYWTSWIQTTATVGLFISLMVILATRNILTPEQFDEWGWRVPFWVSIVMVGVSYLIRKNMDESPVFAKAKSEGKTSTNPLKESFGNRYNLKFVLLALFGATMGQGVVWYTGQFYAMSFMKTVMAIDSSQVDTLLGIALILGTPFFVFFGWFSDKVGRKYIMMGGMLLAILLYRPIYKQMYETTSVKNKTEIVEKTTLLAELKQTKKQTMDSIYTTHKEYTDGTTFQEIKTVHLENGTAIIVDGKPKGDTKTTVKINSSDEWSLVFLVFIQVIFVTMVYGPIAAFLVEMFPVKIRYTSMSLPYHVGNGIFGGLLPAISTYFVTNAKDLGHPEFYLEGLWYPIVIAAVSFVVGMVYIKNKDKNAHV; this is translated from the coding sequence ATGAAAGAAAAATCAACAAAAGGAATTTGGAAAGTTATTTCCGCATCCTCAATGGGTACAATGATCGAATGGTATGACTTTTACATCTTTGGAAGTTTAGCTGTTGTAATTTCAACAAAATTCTTCCCTTCAGACAATCCAACAGCCGCGTTTTTATCAACATTGGCTACGTTTGCTGCCGGATTTGTAGTTAGACCTTTCGGAGCTCTTTTCTTCGGAAGATTAGGAGATTTAATTGGAAGAAAATATACTTTCATGGTTACTTTACTTTTAATGGGTGGTGCAACATTCCTAATAGGCTGTATCCCGAGCTACGAAACCATAGGCTTTATGGCCCCTTTATTAGTATTAATTCTTCGTTTGTTACAAGGACTTGCCTTAGGTGGCGAATACGGCGGAGCGGCAACTTATGTTGCGGAACATGCTCCGGTAGGACAACGAGGATATTGGACGTCTTGGATTCAAACTACTGCAACGGTTGGTTTATTTATTTCGTTGATGGTAATTCTAGCCACAAGAAATATACTTACACCTGAACAATTTGATGAATGGGGATGGAGAGTTCCGTTTTGGGTATCTATTGTAATGGTTGGAGTTTCGTATTTGATTCGTAAAAACATGGATGAATCTCCCGTTTTTGCAAAAGCGAAAAGCGAAGGAAAAACAAGTACAAATCCTTTGAAAGAGAGTTTTGGAAACCGCTACAATTTGAAGTTTGTATTATTAGCTTTATTTGGAGCTACAATGGGACAAGGGGTAGTTTGGTACACTGGTCAATTTTACGCAATGAGTTTCATGAAAACCGTAATGGCTATTGATTCTTCTCAAGTTGATACTTTATTGGGAATTGCTTTGATTTTAGGAACACCGTTTTTCGTATTCTTTGGTTGGTTTAGTGATAAAGTAGGTAGAAAATACATCATGATGGGTGGAATGCTATTGGCTATTTTATTATACAGACCTATCTACAAACAAATGTACGAAACCACATCAGTAAAAAACAAAACGGAAATAGTAGAAAAAACAACGCTGCTTGCTGAGTTAAAACAGACTAAAAAACAGACTATGGACTCCATCTATACTACTCACAAAGAGTACACAGATGGAACAACGTTTCAAGAAATAAAAACCGTACATTTAGAAAACGGCACAGCAATTATAGTTGACGGCAAACCAAAAGGCGATACTAAAACAACTGTAAAAATTAACTCCAGCGACGAATGGTCTTTAGTATTCCTTGTGTTCATACAAGTCATATTTGTAACCATGGTTTATGGTCCTATTGCAGCATTTTTAGTTGAAATGTTCCCAGTAAAAATTAGATACACCTCTATGTCATTGCCTTATCACGTAGGAAATGGAATTTTTGGAGGTTTACTTCCTGCTATTTCTACCTATTTTGTTACTAATGCGAAAGACTTGGGTCATCCAGAGTTTTACTTGGAAGGACTTTGGTATCCAATCGTGATCGCTGCAGTCAGCTTTGTAGTTGGAATGGTTTACATAAAAAATAAAGATAAAAACGCTCACGTATAA
- a CDS encoding DUF6814 family protein: MNQIKRILGLVWIALAVAAAYFCIFTFGLPKFMSGKQEDLVFGIIILFVLTPLIVLGLGTFGYYALMGDYDEKE; the protein is encoded by the coding sequence ATGAATCAAATAAAAAGAATTTTAGGATTAGTTTGGATTGCATTAGCAGTTGCTGCAGCCTATTTTTGCATCTTCACTTTTGGATTACCAAAATTTATGTCCGGAAAACAAGAAGACTTAGTTTTCGGAATTATTATTCTCTTTGTACTAACCCCACTGATCGTTTTGGGACTAGGTACCTTTGGATATTACGCCTTAATGGGTGATTATGATGAAAAGGAATAA
- a CDS encoding sensor histidine kinase has translation MNSIGLFLILVVYVSILFYIAHWSEKISHSKWTNNAYIYSFSLAVYCTAWTYYGSIGMAASSGLSYLTIYLGPIIIIPTWMIVLKRIIRISRVNKISSIADFISLRYGNSRFLGALVTLICIFGIVPYIALQLKSISDTFHIVTKTEATDNIFTDTTTYVCLALALFASYYGTKYVDASEKRRGIVTAVAMESILKLVFFLIIGIYVTYFVFDGFDDIYQKAAVLKDFDKKNTIGDLTNGINWFFLCILSMFAIFLLPRQFHTAIVENNKETHIRTAIWLFPLYLLLFNIFVFPIAWGGNILFKGQNLNSDTYSLLIPQFFNNNILTVLVFLGGFSAAISMIVISCISLSTMLSNNLLIPYGFIGSLENSSQEKNNNRIVRSRKLGIFFLIILAYAIYRIFILDYSLVSIGLVSFVVIGQLAPSFFGALFWKRGSKHGAVTGIIIGFLVCLYTLLIPYAIGITKSTSLFIQEGLWGITLLKPFQLFGLDYLDPIPHAFFWSLLLNTLSYLAISVSFKGNYRERNYAEMFVDIDKYITNHENAFVWKGTAYIKDIQKVLQRFLGEERTKRALTIFNLKYNVDKNITTADARFIKFAENLLTGHIGTASAKILISSVIKEDKISLPEVLRILEESKENLIINKKLTDTSNELKKISEQLKNANLELIDKDIQKDEFLDTVTHELRTPITAIRAASEILHDDDEIPEELRKQFLQNIISESDRLNRLIDKILDLEKFETGKQKIYLSKNDISKTIKNTLDSLQQLIKNKKITVEFNEASYEIKAFYDEERIIQVINNLLSNAIKFSSNTNGKIVISIHENKQVIEVKIHNNGKEIKKEDLEVIFDKFYQSRNQNVKKPVGSGLGLAICKKIIEHHKGKIWAEDNVVDGATFTFTLPNYNTAENR, from the coding sequence ATGAATAGCATTGGACTCTTTCTAATATTAGTGGTTTATGTATCCATACTTTTTTATATCGCCCATTGGTCTGAAAAAATAAGTCATTCTAAATGGACAAATAATGCCTATATCTATTCCTTTTCATTAGCCGTATATTGTACAGCCTGGACGTACTATGGTAGTATTGGAATGGCGGCAAGTTCTGGCTTAAGTTATTTAACTATTTATTTAGGTCCAATTATAATTATTCCTACATGGATGATTGTCCTAAAGAGAATTATTAGAATATCGAGAGTAAATAAAATTTCCAGCATCGCTGATTTTATTTCTTTACGATATGGCAACAGTAGATTTCTTGGCGCATTGGTTACGTTAATTTGTATTTTCGGAATTGTACCTTACATCGCTTTACAATTAAAATCAATTTCAGATACGTTTCATATTGTTACAAAAACCGAAGCCACCGACAATATTTTTACCGATACCACCACTTATGTTTGTCTCGCTTTGGCGCTATTTGCCTCTTATTACGGAACGAAGTATGTTGATGCATCTGAAAAAAGACGCGGAATTGTTACAGCGGTAGCAATGGAATCTATTTTAAAATTAGTCTTCTTTTTAATCATTGGAATATATGTAACTTATTTTGTTTTTGATGGATTCGATGACATTTATCAAAAAGCAGCCGTTCTTAAAGATTTTGATAAAAAAAATACAATTGGCGATCTTACAAACGGAATCAACTGGTTCTTTCTTTGTATTTTATCCATGTTTGCTATTTTTTTATTACCAAGACAATTCCACACCGCAATTGTAGAGAATAATAAAGAAACTCACATTCGAACAGCTATCTGGTTGTTCCCATTGTATTTATTGCTTTTTAATATTTTTGTATTTCCAATTGCTTGGGGTGGAAACATACTATTTAAAGGACAAAATTTAAATTCTGATACGTATTCATTGCTCATACCGCAATTTTTCAATAATAACATTTTGACTGTTCTCGTGTTTCTGGGAGGGTTTTCAGCTGCGATTTCGATGATAGTAATATCGTGTATTTCTCTTTCGACGATGTTAAGCAATAACTTATTGATTCCATACGGATTCATTGGATCGTTAGAGAACTCATCACAAGAAAAAAACAACAACCGCATTGTTAGAAGTAGAAAATTAGGAATATTTTTTCTGATTATTTTGGCCTATGCCATCTATCGTATTTTCATTTTAGATTACTCACTCGTTTCCATAGGATTAGTATCCTTTGTTGTTATCGGTCAGTTGGCTCCTTCGTTTTTTGGAGCTTTATTTTGGAAAAGAGGTTCTAAGCATGGTGCTGTTACGGGAATTATCATCGGATTTTTAGTCTGTCTTTACACGCTTTTAATTCCTTATGCCATAGGAATTACAAAATCAACAAGTCTTTTTATTCAGGAAGGACTATGGGGAATTACACTTTTAAAACCTTTTCAACTTTTTGGGTTGGATTATTTAGACCCCATTCCACATGCTTTTTTTTGGAGTTTACTTCTAAACACCTTGAGCTATTTAGCGATTTCGGTAAGTTTCAAAGGAAATTATAGAGAACGTAATTATGCCGAAATGTTTGTGGATATTGACAAATACATTACCAATCACGAGAACGCATTTGTATGGAAAGGAACCGCTTATATAAAAGATATCCAGAAGGTATTACAGCGTTTCCTGGGTGAAGAGAGAACAAAAAGAGCGCTGACTATTTTTAATTTAAAATATAACGTCGACAAAAACATCACAACAGCTGATGCCCGATTTATAAAATTTGCTGAGAATCTATTAACAGGTCATATAGGTACGGCTTCCGCCAAAATTCTAATATCAAGTGTTATTAAAGAAGATAAAATAAGTTTGCCAGAGGTTTTACGCATTTTAGAGGAATCGAAAGAAAACCTCATCATCAATAAAAAATTGACGGACACTTCTAATGAATTAAAAAAAATATCAGAACAATTAAAAAATGCGAATTTAGAATTGATTGACAAAGACATTCAAAAAGATGAATTTCTGGACACTGTAACGCATGAGCTAAGAACGCCAATAACCGCAATTAGAGCAGCGAGCGAAATTCTTCACGATGATGATGAAATCCCAGAAGAATTACGAAAACAATTTTTGCAAAATATTATTTCTGAATCGGATAGATTGAATCGACTGATTGATAAAATTCTAGACTTGGAAAAATTTGAAACTGGCAAACAAAAAATTTATTTGTCTAAAAATGACATTTCTAAAACGATAAAAAACACACTAGATTCGTTGCAGCAATTAATAAAAAACAAAAAAATAACTGTCGAATTCAACGAAGCTTCTTACGAGATAAAAGCTTTTTACGATGAAGAACGAATCATTCAAGTAATAAACAATTTACTATCTAATGCTATAAAATTCAGTTCTAATACAAATGGAAAAATAGTGATTTCGATTCATGAAAACAAACAGGTTATAGAAGTCAAAATACACAACAATGGCAAAGAAATTAAGAAAGAAGATCTTGAGGTTATTTTTGATAAATTCTATCAATCTCGAAATCAAAATGTAAAAAAACCAGTAGGAAGTGGATTAGGATTAGCCATTTGTAAAAAAATTATTGAACACCATAAAGGAAAGATTTGGGCGGAAGACAACGTAGTAGATGGAGCGACATTTACTTTTACCTTACCTAATTATAACACAGCAGAAAACCGTTAA
- a CDS encoding response regulator transcription factor translates to MKKILIVDDEPNIVMALEYTFKKNNFEVFIARDGYEALDILKKQLPDVIILDVMMPMVDGYATLEQIKKDESLQHCKVIFLSAKNKEKDIETGLSLGANLYVTKPFSIKKLVDQVHELIQ, encoded by the coding sequence ATGAAAAAGATATTAATTGTAGATGACGAACCAAATATAGTAATGGCACTAGAATATACATTCAAGAAAAACAATTTTGAAGTTTTTATAGCGCGTGATGGATACGAAGCATTAGACATTTTAAAAAAACAACTTCCTGATGTAATCATTCTAGATGTAATGATGCCAATGGTGGACGGTTATGCAACATTAGAACAAATCAAAAAAGACGAAAGTCTTCAACACTGTAAAGTGATATTTCTTTCGGCCAAAAATAAAGAGAAGGATATCGAAACGGGACTTTCATTGGGCGCTAATTTATACGTTACAAAGCCTTTTTCAATCAAGAAATTAGTCGATCAAGTTCATGAATTAATTCAATAA